From one Eptesicus fuscus isolate TK198812 chromosome 21, DD_ASM_mEF_20220401, whole genome shotgun sequence genomic stretch:
- the ELMO3 gene encoding engulfment and cell motility protein 3 isoform X2 produces the protein MTFAQEVISREGLQKLGTIIEEGDDLGEELALALQVFLELMEHGVVSWETLSIPFVKKVIRYVNMNLMDASVQPLALRLLESVTLSSPTLGQLVKNEVPLDRLLVHIQVMNQQLQTKAMALLTALLQGANPAERKHMLDYLWQRNLRQFIYKSIIHSAAPLGDEMAHHLYVLQSLTLGLLEQRMRTPLDPYSQEQREQLQALRQAAFELEGESPSAGLSADRRRSLCAREFRKLGFTNSNPAQDLERVPPGLLALDNMLYFSKHAPSAYSRFVLENSSREDKHECPFARSSIQLTVLLCELLRVGEPCSETAQDFSPMFFSQDQSFHELFCVSIQLLNKTWKEMRATQEDFDKVMQVVREQLARTLALKPSSLELFRTKVNALTYAEVLRLRQTERLHLEGTLAPPILELREKLKPELMSLIRQQRLLRLCEGTLFRKISSRRRQDKLWFCCLSPNHKVLQYGDVEDGANPPAPESLPEQLPVADLRALLTGKDCPHVREKGSVKQNKDLYELAFSVSYDHGEEEAYLNFIAPSKQEFHLWTDGLSTLLGSPMGSEQTRLDLEQLLTMETKLRLLELENVPIPEQPPPIPPPPTNFNFCYDCSITEP, from the exons ATGACCTTTGCCCAGGAGGTCATCAGCCGTGAAGGGCTTCAGAAGCTAGGCACCATCATTGAGGAAGGGGATGA CCTAGGAGAGGAGCTGGCCCTCGCACTACAGGTCTTCTTGGAGCTCATGGAGCACGGCGTGGTGTCCTGGGAGACACTCAGTATCCCCTTTGTTAAGAAG GTGATACGCTATGTGAACATGAACCTGATGGACGCATCTGTGCAGCCCCTGGCCCTCAGGCTGCTGGagagtgtgaccttgagcagccCTACCCTGGGTCAGCTGGTCAAGAATGAGGTGCCACTGGACAGGCTGCTGGTACACATACAGGT GATGAATCAGCAGCTGCAAACCAAGGCCATGGCACTGCTGACAGCCTTGCTGCAGGGGGCCAACCCTGCTGAACGCAAG CACATGCTTGACTACCTGTGGCAGAGAAACCTTCGCCAGTTCATCTATAAG AGCATCATCCATAGTGCAGCCCCCCTGGGCGACGAGATGGCTCACCACCTGTACGTCCTGCAGTCCCTTACACTGGGGTTGCTGGAGCAGCGCATGCGGACACCACTGGACCCCTACAGCCAG gagcagcggGAGCAGCTGCAGGCCCTGCGCCAGGCTGCCTTCGAGCTGGAAGGGGAGTCTCCCAGTGCCGGGCTGAGTGCTGACCGGCGCCGTTCCCTCTGTGCCCGGGAGTTCCGCAAACTGGGCTTCACC AACAGCAACCCCGCACAGGACCTAGAGCGCGTGCCCCCCGGCCTGCTGGCCCTGGACAACATGCTCTACTTCTCCAAACATGCACCCAGTGCCTACAGCCGG TTTGTGTTGGAGAACAGTAGTCGTGAGGACAAGCACGAGTGCCCCTTTGCCCGGAGCAGCATCCAGCTGACGGTGCTGCTGTGTGAGCTGCTCCGTGTCGGGGAGCCCT GCTCCGAAACGGCCCAGGACTTTTCACCCATGTTCTTCAGCCAAGACCAGAGCTTCCATGAGCTCTTCTGTGTGAGCATTCAGCTTCTGAATAAGACCTGGAAGGAGATGCGGGCCACACAGGAGGACTTTGacaag GTCATGCAAGTGGTCCGGGAGCAGCTGGCCCGCACGCTGGCCCTAAAGCCCAGCTCCCTGGAGCTCTTCCGAACCAAGGTGAACGCACTCACGTACGCGGAGGTGCTGCGACTGCGCCAGACTGAGCGGCTGCATCTGGAGGGCACGCTGGCCCCTCCCATACT ggaGCTTCGGGAGAAGCTGAAGCCAGAGCTCATGAGCCTGATCCGCCAGCAGCGTCTGCTCCGCCTCTGCGAGGGCACACTCTTCCGCAAGATCAGCAGCCGGAGACGCCAGG ACAAGCTGTGGTTCTGCTGCCTGTCCCCCAATCACAAAGTGCTGCAGTATGGGGATGTGGAGGATGGTGCCAACCCACCAGCCCCCGAGAGCCTCCCAGAACAGC TCCCAGTGGCTGACCTCAGGGCACTACTGACCGGCAAGGACTGCCCCCACGTCCGGGAGAAAGGCTCAGTGAAGCAGAACAAG gacCTCTATGAGTTAGCTTTCTCCGTCAGCTATGAccacggggaggaggaggcataCCTCAACTTCATCGCCCCCTCCAAACAGGAG TTCCACCTGTGGACAGATGGGCTGAGCACCCTGCTGGGCAGTCCCATGGGCAGTGAGCAGACACGGCTGGACTTGGAGCAGCTGCTGACCATGGAGACCAAGCTGCGCTTGTTGGAGCTGGAGAACGTGCCCATCCCTGAGCAGCCACcccctatccccccaccccccaccaactTCAACTTCTGCTATGACTGCAGCATCACTGAACCTTGA
- the ELMO3 gene encoding engulfment and cell motility protein 3 isoform X1, giving the protein MAPPRDVVKIAVQKRDAIPQLIQLDQAKPLAAVLKEVCDAWSLAHSERYALQFADGHKRYITENNRSEIKNGSILCLSTAPDLQAEQLLGVLQSGSREGRREALQHLVLLAPDMTFAQEVISREGLQKLGTIIEEGDDLGEELALALQVFLELMEHGVVSWETLSIPFVKKVIRYVNMNLMDASVQPLALRLLESVTLSSPTLGQLVKNEVPLDRLLVHIQVMNQQLQTKAMALLTALLQGANPAERKHMLDYLWQRNLRQFIYKSIIHSAAPLGDEMAHHLYVLQSLTLGLLEQRMRTPLDPYSQEQREQLQALRQAAFELEGESPSAGLSADRRRSLCAREFRKLGFTNSNPAQDLERVPPGLLALDNMLYFSKHAPSAYSRFVLENSSREDKHECPFARSSIQLTVLLCELLRVGEPCSETAQDFSPMFFSQDQSFHELFCVSIQLLNKTWKEMRATQEDFDKVMQVVREQLARTLALKPSSLELFRTKVNALTYAEVLRLRQTERLHLEGTLAPPILELREKLKPELMSLIRQQRLLRLCEGTLFRKISSRRRQDKLWFCCLSPNHKVLQYGDVEDGANPPAPESLPEQLPVADLRALLTGKDCPHVREKGSVKQNKDLYELAFSVSYDHGEEEAYLNFIAPSKQEFHLWTDGLSTLLGSPMGSEQTRLDLEQLLTMETKLRLLELENVPIPEQPPPIPPPPTNFNFCYDCSITEP; this is encoded by the exons ATGGCGCCCCCTCGGGACGTGGTGAAGATCGCCGTTCAGAAGCGTGACGCCATCCCGCAGCTCATCCAGCTGGACCAG GCAAAGCCCCTGGCCGCTGTGCTGAAGGAGGTGTGCGACGC GTGGAGTCTGGCTCACTCTGAACGCTATGCCCTGCAGTTTGCTGATGGGCACAAGAGATACATCACTGAGAAT AACCGCTCAGAGATCAAGAATGGCAGCATCCTGTGCCTCAGCACCGCCCCA GACCTCCAGGCTGAGCAGCTGTTAGGTGTGCTGCAGAGTGGGAGTCGTGAAGGGCGCCGGGAAGCCCTGCAGCATCTCGTCCTGCTGGCTCCAGACATGACCTTTGCCCAGGAGGTCATCAGCCGTGAAGGGCTTCAGAAGCTAGGCACCATCATTGAGGAAGGGGATGA CCTAGGAGAGGAGCTGGCCCTCGCACTACAGGTCTTCTTGGAGCTCATGGAGCACGGCGTGGTGTCCTGGGAGACACTCAGTATCCCCTTTGTTAAGAAG GTGATACGCTATGTGAACATGAACCTGATGGACGCATCTGTGCAGCCCCTGGCCCTCAGGCTGCTGGagagtgtgaccttgagcagccCTACCCTGGGTCAGCTGGTCAAGAATGAGGTGCCACTGGACAGGCTGCTGGTACACATACAGGT GATGAATCAGCAGCTGCAAACCAAGGCCATGGCACTGCTGACAGCCTTGCTGCAGGGGGCCAACCCTGCTGAACGCAAG CACATGCTTGACTACCTGTGGCAGAGAAACCTTCGCCAGTTCATCTATAAG AGCATCATCCATAGTGCAGCCCCCCTGGGCGACGAGATGGCTCACCACCTGTACGTCCTGCAGTCCCTTACACTGGGGTTGCTGGAGCAGCGCATGCGGACACCACTGGACCCCTACAGCCAG gagcagcggGAGCAGCTGCAGGCCCTGCGCCAGGCTGCCTTCGAGCTGGAAGGGGAGTCTCCCAGTGCCGGGCTGAGTGCTGACCGGCGCCGTTCCCTCTGTGCCCGGGAGTTCCGCAAACTGGGCTTCACC AACAGCAACCCCGCACAGGACCTAGAGCGCGTGCCCCCCGGCCTGCTGGCCCTGGACAACATGCTCTACTTCTCCAAACATGCACCCAGTGCCTACAGCCGG TTTGTGTTGGAGAACAGTAGTCGTGAGGACAAGCACGAGTGCCCCTTTGCCCGGAGCAGCATCCAGCTGACGGTGCTGCTGTGTGAGCTGCTCCGTGTCGGGGAGCCCT GCTCCGAAACGGCCCAGGACTTTTCACCCATGTTCTTCAGCCAAGACCAGAGCTTCCATGAGCTCTTCTGTGTGAGCATTCAGCTTCTGAATAAGACCTGGAAGGAGATGCGGGCCACACAGGAGGACTTTGacaag GTCATGCAAGTGGTCCGGGAGCAGCTGGCCCGCACGCTGGCCCTAAAGCCCAGCTCCCTGGAGCTCTTCCGAACCAAGGTGAACGCACTCACGTACGCGGAGGTGCTGCGACTGCGCCAGACTGAGCGGCTGCATCTGGAGGGCACGCTGGCCCCTCCCATACT ggaGCTTCGGGAGAAGCTGAAGCCAGAGCTCATGAGCCTGATCCGCCAGCAGCGTCTGCTCCGCCTCTGCGAGGGCACACTCTTCCGCAAGATCAGCAGCCGGAGACGCCAGG ACAAGCTGTGGTTCTGCTGCCTGTCCCCCAATCACAAAGTGCTGCAGTATGGGGATGTGGAGGATGGTGCCAACCCACCAGCCCCCGAGAGCCTCCCAGAACAGC TCCCAGTGGCTGACCTCAGGGCACTACTGACCGGCAAGGACTGCCCCCACGTCCGGGAGAAAGGCTCAGTGAAGCAGAACAAG gacCTCTATGAGTTAGCTTTCTCCGTCAGCTATGAccacggggaggaggaggcataCCTCAACTTCATCGCCCCCTCCAAACAGGAG TTCCACCTGTGGACAGATGGGCTGAGCACCCTGCTGGGCAGTCCCATGGGCAGTGAGCAGACACGGCTGGACTTGGAGCAGCTGCTGACCATGGAGACCAAGCTGCGCTTGTTGGAGCTGGAGAACGTGCCCATCCCTGAGCAGCCACcccctatccccccaccccccaccaactTCAACTTCTGCTATGACTGCAGCATCACTGAACCTTGA
- the LOC103284571 gene encoding F-box/LRR-repeat protein 2 encodes MAESLPLEMLTYILSFLPLSDQKEASLVSRAWYYAAQNALREINVRYNIPVSSASLPTIKSLGLRGVSCIGLTNLDGSPASHQVLQSIAYHLGPHLQSLCLSGGSPTEASFVALILGCPVLRSLDLSGCNSLFASGTLLAQPETAQQVQQALSGLRELNLAGLRDLADRSFNRLSSCAPSLERLSLAYCHLTFELGPVWGSINPQDSSPSQLSFHNLLRFVEERAARLRALDLSGTGLPPEALQALGQVAGLQLQELSLHSCRDLSTEAVAALCCQQPGLTSLDLSGCSELADGALLAVSRGLRHLQRLSLRKLQRLTDAGCTALGGLRELQSLDMAECCLVSGRVLAQALGSVRRAPPPLAFLSLAYCSSLKDTSVLSLIPALGPSLRVLDLSSCVALTNRTLQAICTYLTPLSVLRLAWCKELRDWGLLGLGEPSDEPAQKAQPHRELEHQASGPMDPSPQPQGPSLLMLQALQELDLTACSKLTDASLAQVLQFPQLRQLSLSLLPALTDKGLVAVARGCPSLERLALSHCSLLSDEGWAQAASSWPRLHHLNLSSCSRLTEQTLDTIGQACKQIQRLDVAMCPGISMAAVRRFQAQLPQVICIQSRFVGGADLTLTL; translated from the exons ATAAATGTGCGGTACAATATCCCTGTGTCCTCGGCCTCTCTCCCAACCATCAAGAGCCTGGGCCTCAGGGGCGTCTCCTGCATCGGCCTGACCAACCTGGATGGCTCACCAGCTTCACACCAGGTGCTGCAGTCTATTGCCTACCACCTGGGCCCCCACCTGCAGAGCTTGTGCCTCAGTGGGGGCAGCCCCACAGAGGCCTCCTTTGTGGCCCTGATCCTGGGCTGTCCGGTCCTGCGTAGCCTTGACCTCAGTGGCTGCAACAGCCTCTTTGCATCGGGCACACTGCTAGCTCAACCCGAAACAGCACAGCAGGTCcagcaggcactgagcggcctcCGAGAGCTCAACCTGGCTGGCCTGCGAGACCTGGCTGACCGCAGCTTCAACAGGCTAAGCAGCTGCGCCCCCAGCCTAGAGCGCCTCTCCTTGGCCTACTGTCATCTCACCTTCGAGCTAGGCCCAGTCTGGGGCTCCATCAACCCCCAGGACTCCTCCCCATCCCAACTTTCCTTCCACAACCTGCTGCGATTCGTGGAGGAGCGGGCTGCTAGGCTGCGCGCCCTGGACCTGAGTGGCACTGGCTTGCCACCTGaggccctgcaggccctgggccaggTGGCCGGGCTACAGCTGCAGGAGCTGAGCCTGCACAGCTGCCGGGACCTCTCCACAGAGGCTGTGGCTGCCCTTTGCTGCCAGCAACCAGGCCTTACCTCCCTGGACCTCAGCGGCTGCTCCGAATTGGCTGACGGGGCACTGTTGGCTGTGAGCCGGGGCCTGCGGCACCTGCAGCGCCTGAGCCTAAGGAAGCTGCAGCGGCTGACGGATGCGGGATGCACAGCCCTTGGGGGCCTGCGGGAGCTGCAGAGCCTGGACATGGCTGAGTGCTGCCTAGTGAGCGGGCGGGTATtggcccaggctctgggctcagtGCGCAGAgctccacccccactggcctttctcagcctggcctactgCTCCTCACTCAAG GACACCTCAGTGCTCTCCCTGATCCCAGCGCTGGGACCGAGTCTCAGAGTGCTAGACTTATCCTCTTGTGTGGCCCTCACCAACCGGACCCTGCAGGCCATCTGCACCTACCTCACTCCCCTCTCAGTCCTGCGCCTGGCCTGGTGCAAGGAGCTTCGTGACTGGGGGCTTCTGGGGCTGGGGGAACCAAGTGACGAGCCAGCGCAGAAAGCCCAG CCACACCGAGAGCTGGAGCATCAGGCCTCAGGCCCCATGGACCCTTCTCCCCAGCCACAGGGCCCCTCCCTGCTCATGCTGCAGGCCCTGCAGGAGTTGGACCTCACAGCCTGCAGCAAGCTGACTGATGCCAGTTTGGCACAG GTGCTCCAGTTCCCCCAGCTGAGGCAGTTGTCACTGAGCCTGTTGCCAGCACTCACAGATAAGGGCTTGGTGGCTGTGGCCAGGGGCTGCCCTAGCCTGGAGCGCCTGGCGCTGAGTCACTGCAGCCTCCTCAGTGATgagggctgggcccaggcagCCAGCTCCTGGCCGAGGCTGCATCACCTCAACCTGTCCAGCTGCAGTCGGCTCACAGAGCA AACACTGGATACCATTGGGCAGGCGTGCAAGCAGATCCAGAGGTTAGATGTCGCAATGTGCCCTGGTATTAGCATGGCTGCCGTCAGGCGATTCCAAGCCCAACTGCCCCAGGTGATCTGCATCCAGTCCCGCTTCGTGGGAGGGGCTGACCTGACCCTAACGCTCTGA